From Rhodovastum atsumiense, a single genomic window includes:
- a CDS encoding FUSC family protein — protein MHLLVRWTPGLSRAEILHGCRLAFAAWLAFTIASFLHVENAFWAAMPVWVVAQSAKGLLLERAFYRIAGTLIGAAAGFGLLRLGGGPYMALALLGLWVGLAGALAQMLRGVHAYGAMMAGMSAAVVALPAVLNPALSYEFAIARVECTLVGVVVVTLVTALWTPDSPRAEFYGRVRQLGRDAVDFAAAVLRGLPPEAAEAREREILRELAEVQETASLVTAGSIEGYRRLHHVQRLTLAALAVMAEARAYLARQQAADDAALAAHLSALAGTLLAPEPPEPDLAPVVAADPALAEAVARLVAVEAAFRAEPDSADARSFGSKVLYLAPWLDVRLAAEAGLLAGGATTLAGMLGYASGWGPGELAALGICIFSMVLSSMPAPERFAPMMLKGVLAGVAAALLYRFLVQPHVTTLPMLSLSLVPFLLAGGLARAARRTAGPAIDANMCFMLAGQAVLPPVTDAFTILNETSALLLAAVVATTGFRFMPPRAPRQAARALRAIRRDLRRLAQAGGGVDVGREWARGARQVLRLGLHLDRAATAGASPGSSLLAVLNLGLALLDLRELAARDAAAGAALDAFRRLERDPDGVAAELERRAEDAAEELAGALRTAAAALRASRGLLGDPQG, from the coding sequence ATGCATTTGCTGGTTCGGTGGACCCCGGGTCTGTCCCGCGCCGAGATTCTCCATGGCTGCCGGCTGGCCTTCGCCGCCTGGCTGGCCTTCACCATCGCCTCCTTCCTGCACGTCGAGAACGCCTTCTGGGCGGCCATGCCGGTCTGGGTGGTGGCGCAATCGGCCAAGGGGTTGTTGCTGGAGCGCGCCTTCTACCGGATTGCCGGCACCCTGATCGGTGCCGCCGCCGGGTTCGGCCTGCTGCGACTCGGCGGCGGCCCGTACATGGCGCTGGCGCTGCTGGGCCTGTGGGTCGGGCTGGCGGGGGCGCTGGCGCAGATGCTGCGCGGCGTGCACGCCTATGGCGCGATGATGGCCGGCATGAGCGCCGCCGTGGTGGCGCTGCCGGCGGTGCTGAACCCGGCGCTGTCTTATGAATTCGCCATCGCCCGGGTCGAATGCACCCTGGTCGGCGTGGTGGTGGTGACGCTGGTCACCGCGCTGTGGACCCCCGATTCGCCGCGCGCGGAGTTCTATGGGCGGGTGCGCCAGCTGGGCCGGGACGCGGTCGACTTCGCCGCCGCCGTGCTGCGCGGCCTGCCGCCGGAGGCAGCCGAGGCGCGCGAGCGGGAGATCCTGCGCGAACTGGCCGAGGTGCAGGAGACCGCCAGCCTGGTCACCGCCGGCTCGATCGAGGGCTACCGTCGTTTGCACCATGTGCAACGGCTGACGCTGGCGGCGCTGGCGGTGATGGCGGAGGCGCGGGCCTATCTGGCCCGGCAGCAGGCGGCGGACGATGCGGCGCTGGCGGCTCACCTGTCCGCCCTGGCCGGGACGCTGCTGGCCCCGGAGCCGCCAGAGCCCGATCTCGCCCCTGTTGTTGCCGCCGATCCGGCGCTCGCCGAGGCGGTGGCGCGCCTCGTTGCCGTCGAGGCGGCCTTCCGCGCCGAGCCGGACAGCGCCGATGCGCGCTCCTTCGGCAGCAAGGTGCTGTATCTCGCGCCCTGGCTCGATGTCCGGCTGGCCGCCGAGGCCGGGCTGCTCGCCGGCGGTGCCACCACGCTTGCCGGGATGCTGGGCTACGCCTCGGGCTGGGGCCCCGGGGAACTGGCCGCGCTCGGCATCTGCATCTTTTCCATGGTGCTGAGCTCGATGCCCGCCCCCGAGCGATTCGCGCCGATGATGCTGAAGGGCGTGCTGGCCGGGGTTGCCGCGGCACTGCTGTATCGCTTCCTGGTGCAGCCGCACGTGACCACGCTGCCGATGCTCAGCCTGTCGCTGGTGCCCTTCCTGCTGGCGGGCGGGCTGGCGCGCGCGGCCAGGCGCACCGCGGGGCCGGCGATCGACGCCAACATGTGCTTCATGCTGGCCGGGCAGGCGGTGCTGCCGCCGGTGACCGATGCTTTCACCATCCTCAACGAGACGTCGGCGCTGCTGCTGGCCGCCGTGGTGGCGACCACCGGCTTCCGCTTCATGCCGCCTCGCGCGCCGCGCCAGGCCGCGCGCGCCCTGCGGGCGATCCGTCGCGACCTGCGGCGGCTGGCTCAAGCGGGAGGGGGCGTGGATGTCGGGCGGGAATGGGCGCGGGGGGCACGCCAGGTGCTGCGGCTCGGCCTGCACCTGGACCGGGCGGCGACCGCCGGGGCCAGCCCGGGCAGCAGCCTGCTCGCGGTGCTCAATCTCGGCCTGGCCTTGCTCGACCTGAGGGAACTGGCGGCGCGGGACGCCGCGGCGGGGGCGGCCCTCGACGCGTTCCGGCGGCTGGAGCGCGATCCCGATGGCGTGGCGGCGGAGTTGGAACGCCGGGCTGAGGACGCGGCGGAGGAACTCGCCGGTGCGCTGCGCACGGCTGCCGCGGCGTTGCGGGCCAGTCGCGGATTGTTGGGCGATCCGCAGGGGTGA
- a CDS encoding IS200/IS605 family accessory protein TnpB-related protein → MSRTFCAIIRDGRADSVLAPFGELMGKAIRAAFKEIHILQRPAGDVQKELMAEFGLTRRHLYGARTDAAQAANAWKGTCDFRATQLRDAIEATEERIAALGRRAEKAKTERKRKALLEAQILKKKRLDVLKGCLASLLLEIKEGVPRVCFGGRKLLRDGDVWAWRDRRNSRIFVPGAKHDNAAGNQSIQWDGENLLVRMPDSLGGHVETLRGVTFRYGQEQLRAVLERNRDFETRAALTWLLFKDGAGRWHAHVTVDEPAAELVTDARNGVVAVDVNVDHFAVTLVDYWGNPVGRLTLPFPVAGTDEGKAEAMIGDAVRALSLLARKRHYGIAIEDLEFSKKKAGLREYGAAHARRLSGFAYRKFAEFTEARCKRDGVDLVKVNPAFTSVIGRWKYAKCRGMSAHHAAALCIGRKALGHGERLVSMDGTALDSPARMSPRAERRRWRGVRRLSREGAHLPVRTAWSGTGTAGKGVPKGTATATTRKARPARTGCRSAGTVQPQVGVAVALASDLSRPSVMFDT, encoded by the coding sequence ATGAGCCGCACCTTCTGCGCCATCATCCGGGACGGACGTGCAGACAGCGTCCTCGCGCCATTCGGCGAGTTGATGGGCAAGGCGATCAGGGCGGCCTTCAAGGAAATCCACATCCTCCAGCGCCCGGCCGGCGACGTCCAGAAGGAACTGATGGCCGAGTTCGGGCTGACACGGCGCCACCTCTATGGCGCCCGCACCGACGCGGCCCAGGCGGCGAACGCCTGGAAGGGGACGTGCGACTTCCGCGCCACGCAACTCCGCGACGCCATCGAGGCGACGGAGGAGCGCATCGCCGCGCTCGGGAGACGGGCGGAGAAAGCCAAGACCGAGCGCAAGCGAAAGGCGCTGCTGGAAGCGCAGATCCTGAAGAAGAAACGCCTGGACGTGCTGAAAGGCTGTCTGGCCTCTCTTCTGTTGGAAATCAAGGAAGGCGTCCCCCGCGTCTGCTTCGGCGGGCGCAAGCTGCTCCGCGACGGCGACGTGTGGGCGTGGCGCGACAGGCGGAACAGCCGCATCTTCGTTCCCGGCGCGAAGCACGATAACGCCGCAGGGAACCAGAGCATCCAATGGGACGGCGAGAATTTGCTTGTCAGGATGCCGGATTCCTTGGGCGGGCATGTCGAGACGCTGCGCGGCGTGACGTTCCGTTACGGTCAGGAACAACTCCGGGCCGTGCTGGAACGGAACAGGGACTTCGAGACGCGTGCCGCCCTGACCTGGCTGCTGTTCAAGGACGGGGCCGGACGCTGGCACGCCCATGTCACCGTCGATGAACCCGCGGCGGAACTCGTGACGGACGCCCGCAACGGCGTTGTCGCGGTAGACGTGAACGTGGACCACTTCGCCGTCACATTGGTCGATTACTGGGGCAACCCTGTCGGCCGGCTGACCCTGCCGTTCCCTGTCGCGGGAACGGACGAGGGCAAGGCGGAGGCGATGATTGGCGACGCCGTGCGGGCGCTGAGCCTGCTGGCGCGGAAACGCCACTACGGCATCGCCATCGAGGACCTGGAATTCTCGAAGAAGAAGGCCGGGCTGCGGGAGTATGGCGCCGCGCACGCGCGCCGCCTCAGCGGTTTCGCTTACAGGAAATTCGCCGAGTTCACGGAGGCCCGCTGCAAGCGGGACGGCGTGGACCTGGTGAAGGTGAACCCGGCTTTCACGTCCGTGATCGGCCGATGGAAATACGCCAAGTGTCGTGGGATGAGCGCGCATCATGCCGCCGCTCTCTGCATCGGACGCAAGGCGTTGGGACATGGCGAGCGTCTCGTCTCGATGGACGGCACCGCCCTCGACTCACCTGCAAGGATGAGTCCGAGGGCCGAGCGGCGCCGTTGGCGTGGCGTTCGCCGGCTGTCGCGGGAGGGTGCCCATCTGCCCGTTCGCACCGCGTGGTCGGGGACTGGAACAGCGGGGAAGGGTGTCCCGAAAGGAACTGCCACGGCTACGACGCGAAAGGCTCGTCCTGCGCGCACGGGCTGCCGGAGCGCCGGAACCGTCCAGCCTCAAGTCGGGGTCGCCGTTGCCCTGGCGTCGGACCTCTCACGCCCATCTGTGATGTTTGATACATAG
- a CDS encoding ABC transporter permease: MSRMAAPLVFAALGRFARNRAALVGALILLVIVVAAIAAPWSFPRNPLRIVGRPELWPFQDPRFPLGTDSLGRDIAAMIAWGARASLIIGICASLTATCIGVGIGAVAAYFGGRVDEVLMRVTEMFQIVPGLVFILTVVSIIGGTIGNITLAVGVVSWTQIARLTRGEILSLRNREFVQACRAMGMSDLRIILREILPNALPPVIVLSSLAVAGAILYESAISFLGLGDPNIASWGRLIGEGRTLIRTSWYICAIPGIAIMLMVLALNLVGDGLNDMLNPRLRGR, encoded by the coding sequence ATGTCCCGCATGGCAGCCCCCCTGGTCTTCGCCGCCCTCGGCCGCTTCGCGCGCAACCGGGCGGCGCTGGTGGGCGCACTCATCCTGCTCGTCATCGTCGTGGCGGCGATCGCGGCCCCCTGGAGCTTCCCGCGCAACCCGCTGCGCATCGTCGGCCGGCCGGAGCTCTGGCCGTTCCAGGACCCGCGCTTTCCGCTGGGCACGGATTCGCTCGGCCGCGACATCGCCGCGATGATCGCCTGGGGGGCGCGCGCCTCGCTGATCATCGGCATCTGCGCCAGCCTGACCGCCACCTGCATCGGCGTCGGCATCGGTGCCGTCGCCGCCTATTTCGGCGGCCGGGTGGACGAGGTGCTGATGCGCGTCACCGAGATGTTCCAGATCGTGCCCGGTCTGGTCTTTATCCTCACCGTGGTTTCGATCATCGGCGGCACCATCGGCAACATCACCCTGGCCGTGGGCGTGGTGAGCTGGACGCAGATCGCGCGCCTGACCCGCGGCGAGATCCTGTCGTTGCGCAACCGTGAATTCGTGCAGGCCTGCCGCGCCATGGGCATGAGCGACCTGCGCATCATCCTGCGCGAGATCCTGCCCAACGCGCTGCCGCCGGTGATCGTGCTGTCCTCGCTCGCGGTGGCCGGCGCCATTCTCTACGAATCCGCCATTTCCTTCCTGGGCCTGGGCGATCCCAACATCGCCAGCTGGGGACGGCTGATCGGCGAGGGGCGGACGCTGATCCGGACCTCCTGGTACATCTGCGCCATTCCCGGCATCGCCATCATGCTGATGGTGCTGGCGCTCAATCTGGTGGGTGACGGGCTGAACGACATGCTGAACCCCCGGCTGCGAGGGCGCTGA
- a CDS encoding tyrosine phosphatase family protein has protein sequence MDGIAPFRITICGLEELDGHCASGVSHVLSILDPDWPVPEAFGSFGEHRKLELRFHDVIEPDIAGTIAPEPAQVAALLGFGQDLISDPQPEAHLLVHCHAGVSRSTAAMALLLAQALPEIAPGRILQEVLRIRPQAWPNLRIIDFGDALLGRDGALIAATRDAYRCQLAGRPSLAEEMTRSGRGREITLAQGEDL, from the coding sequence ATGGACGGAATCGCGCCTTTCAGGATCACCATCTGCGGCCTCGAGGAACTGGACGGGCACTGCGCCTCCGGCGTCAGCCACGTGCTCTCCATCCTCGACCCCGACTGGCCGGTGCCGGAGGCGTTCGGCAGCTTCGGCGAACACCGCAAGCTGGAGTTGCGGTTCCATGACGTGATCGAGCCGGACATCGCCGGCACGATCGCGCCGGAACCGGCGCAGGTGGCGGCCCTGCTCGGCTTCGGGCAGGACCTGATCAGCGATCCGCAACCCGAGGCGCATCTGCTCGTGCACTGCCACGCCGGCGTGTCACGCTCCACCGCGGCGATGGCGCTGCTGCTGGCACAGGCCCTGCCGGAGATCGCGCCCGGACGCATCCTGCAGGAAGTGCTGCGCATCCGCCCACAGGCCTGGCCGAACCTGCGCATCATCGACTTCGGCGACGCCCTGCTCGGCCGCGACGGCGCACTGATCGCGGCCACGCGGGACGCCTATCGCTGCCAGCTCGCCGGGCGGCCCTCCCTGGCCGAGGAAATGACCCGCTCCGGTCGAGGGCGCGAGATCACGCTCGCGCAGGGGGAAGACCTCTGA
- a CDS encoding IS607 family transposase, which produces MKRKVRLSQWAEQQGVSRMTAWRMAAAGELPGATRTAKGHWRVEVDDGEPAPLTVAYARVSSHDQKADLDRQIARIAEWAATANVRIDRFVREIGSGLNDRRRDLGGLLADPKVGRIVVEHRDRIAHFGVAQLERALAASGRGITVIEPKEVGDDLVRDMLDLMTCFSARLYGRRSARNRAARALDALKP; this is translated from the coding sequence ATGAAGCGAAAAGTTCGACTTTCTCAATGGGCCGAGCAGCAGGGCGTGTCGCGCATGACGGCGTGGCGCATGGCCGCGGCTGGCGAATTGCCTGGCGCCACACGCACGGCGAAGGGCCATTGGCGGGTCGAAGTCGATGACGGGGAACCCGCGCCGCTGACCGTGGCGTATGCCCGCGTCTCGTCGCACGACCAGAAAGCAGACCTGGACCGCCAGATCGCCCGCATCGCGGAATGGGCCGCCACGGCGAACGTCAGGATCGACCGCTTCGTGCGGGAAATCGGCTCCGGGCTAAACGATCGGCGGCGCGATCTCGGCGGGCTTCTGGCCGACCCGAAGGTCGGCAGGATTGTCGTCGAACACCGCGACCGCATCGCCCATTTCGGCGTGGCGCAGTTGGAACGCGCGCTGGCCGCGTCCGGACGCGGCATCACCGTCATCGAGCCGAAGGAAGTCGGCGACGACCTCGTGCGCGACATGCTCGACCTGATGACGTGTTTCTCGGCACGGCTCTATGGCCGCCGCTCAGCCCGCAACCGCGCCGCCCGCGCCCTGGACGCGCTCAAGCCATGA
- a CDS encoding ABC transporter ATP-binding protein, which translates to MTPVLELRHLSVSLDTRAGPLRAVDDVSFAVEAGETLAVVGESGCGKSLTALAVMRLLPQPPARIGGGQVLLAGRDLLALPEREMRAARGRDVAMIFQDAMSALNPVLTVGAQIIEMIRAHQDLSTAAARRRACELLDLVGIPEAEARLDAFPHRLSGGMAQRVMIAMAIACNPRVLIADEPTTALDVTIQAQILDLLRRLQRETGMALLLITHDLGVVAEMADRVVVMYAGRKVEEAGVDALFGRPLHPYARGLMAATPAAGPAARHARLADIPGMVPALADLPPGCAFAARCPLAFDRCRREAPALRAPPGLHPVACFAVEKEVAGVAHQRA; encoded by the coding sequence ATGACCCCGGTGCTGGAACTGCGTCATCTCTCGGTCAGCCTCGACACCCGCGCCGGGCCGCTCCGGGCGGTCGACGACGTGTCCTTCGCGGTCGAGGCCGGCGAAACCCTGGCCGTGGTCGGCGAATCCGGGTGCGGCAAGTCGCTGACCGCGCTGGCGGTGATGCGGCTGCTGCCGCAGCCCCCGGCGCGGATCGGCGGCGGGCAGGTGCTGCTGGCCGGGCGCGACCTGCTGGCCTTGCCCGAACGGGAGATGCGGGCGGCGCGCGGCCGCGACGTGGCGATGATCTTCCAGGACGCCATGTCCGCCCTGAACCCGGTGCTCACGGTGGGAGCGCAGATCATCGAGATGATCCGTGCGCACCAGGATCTTTCCACCGCCGCCGCGCGCCGGCGTGCCTGCGAGTTGCTGGATCTGGTCGGCATTCCCGAAGCCGAGGCGCGGCTCGATGCGTTTCCGCACCGGCTGTCCGGCGGCATGGCCCAGCGCGTCATGATCGCCATGGCCATCGCCTGCAATCCGCGGGTGCTGATCGCCGACGAGCCGACCACGGCGCTGGATGTCACCATCCAGGCGCAGATCCTGGATCTGCTGCGCCGGCTGCAGCGCGAGACCGGCATGGCGCTGCTGCTGATCACGCATGACCTGGGCGTGGTGGCGGAAATGGCCGACCGGGTGGTGGTGATGTACGCCGGCCGCAAGGTGGAGGAAGCCGGGGTGGATGCGCTGTTCGGGCGTCCCTTGCATCCCTATGCGCGCGGGCTGATGGCCGCGACCCCCGCCGCCGGCCCGGCCGCCCGGCATGCCCGGCTGGCCGACATCCCCGGCATGGTGCCGGCGCTGGCGGACCTGCCGCCCGGCTGCGCCTTCGCCGCGCGCTGCCCGCTCGCCTTCGATCGCTGCCGGCGGGAAGCGCCGGCGTTGCGGGCGCCGCCCGGCCTGCATCCCGTCGCCTGCTTCGCCGTGGAAAAGGAGGTTGCCGGTGTCGCTCATCAGCGTGCGTGA
- a CDS encoding ABC transporter ATP-binding protein translates to MPVSLISVRDLRVSFATPQGRLQAVDDVSFDVAPGETLGLVGESGCGKSTLSKALLRLVPVTSGRIEIEGEDIVPFGPRALRRIRPKVQMVFQDPYGSLNPRHRVGTLIGQPLSVAGWGRRQIRDRVAELLEQVGLPRDAAERYPHEFSGGQRQRVVIARALALSPKLVICDEPVSALDVSVRAQVINLFKDLQDRLGVAYLFISHDLSVVENVSDRLIVMYLGRIIESGRAAEIWRRPAHPYTQALLAAAPVPDPKLARQRRRLVLQGELPSPLNPPSGCAFRTRCPQARPRCAADRPPLRALGGAQRVACHFDLADAAPAPVPSDESACV, encoded by the coding sequence TTGCCGGTGTCGCTCATCAGCGTGCGTGACCTGCGTGTCAGCTTCGCCACGCCGCAGGGGCGGCTGCAGGCCGTCGATGATGTCAGCTTCGACGTCGCCCCCGGCGAGACCCTCGGCCTCGTCGGCGAGTCCGGCTGCGGCAAGTCCACGCTGAGCAAGGCCCTCCTGCGGCTGGTGCCCGTCACCTCCGGGCGGATCGAGATCGAGGGCGAGGACATCGTTCCGTTCGGGCCGCGCGCGCTGCGGCGCATCCGCCCCAAGGTGCAGATGGTGTTCCAGGACCCTTATGGCTCGCTCAATCCGCGCCACCGGGTCGGCACGCTGATCGGCCAGCCCCTGTCGGTGGCGGGATGGGGGCGACGGCAGATCCGGGATCGCGTCGCCGAGTTGCTGGAACAGGTCGGCCTGCCGCGCGACGCGGCGGAGCGCTATCCGCACGAATTCTCGGGCGGCCAGCGCCAGCGCGTCGTCATTGCCCGCGCCCTGGCGCTGTCGCCGAAGCTGGTGATCTGCGACGAGCCGGTCTCCGCCCTCGACGTTTCGGTCCGCGCCCAGGTCATCAACCTGTTCAAGGACCTGCAGGACCGGCTGGGCGTGGCCTATCTGTTCATCTCGCACGACCTGTCGGTGGTGGAGAACGTCTCCGACCGGCTGATCGTGATGTATCTCGGCCGCATCATCGAATCCGGCCGCGCCGCCGAGATCTGGCGGCGGCCGGCCCATCCCTATACCCAGGCCCTGCTCGCGGCCGCCCCCGTGCCCGACCCGAAGCTGGCGCGGCAGCGCCGCCGCCTGGTGCTGCAGGGGGAGTTGCCAAGTCCGTTGAACCCGCCTTCGGGCTGTGCCTTCCGCACCCGCTGCCCGCAGGCCCGGCCGCGCTGTGCCGCGGACCGGCCGCCTTTGCGCGCGCTCGGCGGGGCGCAGCGTGTCGCCTGCCATTTCGACCTCGCGGATGCCGCGCCGGCACCCGTCCCCAGCGATGAAAGTGCCTGCGTATGA
- a CDS encoding SDR family NAD(P)-dependent oxidoreductase, protein MTDPSSLAGRLAVVTGASRGIGRAIALQLAAAGAAVVVHYRRAEAEARAVIDAIGAQGGIALGFAADLQDRGAVRDFYPRLDAELQDRFGDTGFDILVNNAGIGGGRLRIGEVSEAAFDQVLDVNLRAPFFLIQGAIPRLRAHGRIINISSMGTRAAFPEMASYAPAKAGLEALTRLLAVELGPRGITVNAVLPGATATDMNAAARDPARSRVVAQGIALGRVGQPEDIAGVVAFLASGQGRWVTGQSIEASGGQRL, encoded by the coding sequence ATGACCGACCCTTCCTCCCTTGCCGGGCGGCTGGCCGTCGTGACCGGCGCCAGCCGGGGGATCGGCCGCGCCATCGCCTTGCAGCTTGCCGCCGCCGGGGCCGCTGTCGTGGTGCATTACCGCCGTGCCGAGGCAGAGGCGCGGGCGGTGATCGACGCGATCGGCGCGCAAGGCGGCATCGCCCTGGGTTTCGCCGCCGACCTGCAGGACCGGGGAGCGGTGCGGGACTTCTACCCGCGGCTGGACGCGGAACTGCAGGACCGTTTCGGTGACACCGGCTTCGACATCCTGGTCAACAATGCCGGCATCGGCGGCGGTCGGCTGCGCATCGGCGAGGTGTCGGAAGCGGCGTTCGACCAGGTGCTGGACGTGAACCTGCGCGCCCCGTTCTTCCTGATCCAGGGCGCCATCCCGCGCCTGCGCGCGCACGGGCGCATCATCAACATCTCCTCCATGGGCACGCGCGCCGCCTTTCCCGAGATGGCGAGCTATGCCCCGGCCAAGGCAGGGCTGGAGGCGCTGACCCGGCTGCTCGCGGTGGAACTGGGCCCGCGCGGCATCACCGTCAACGCCGTGCTGCCGGGGGCGACGGCGACGGACATGAACGCCGCGGCCCGCGACCCGGCGCGCAGCCGCGTCGTGGCGCAGGGCATCGCGCTGGGGCGGGTGGGGCAACCGGAGGACATTGCCGGCGTGGTCGCCTTCCTGGCCTCCGGGCAGGGGCGCTGGGTCACCGGCCAGAGCATCGAGGCGAGCGGCGGCCAGCGGCTCTGA
- a CDS encoding class I adenylate-forming enzyme family protein yields MSHAAVPPILPLHGRWHNLGDLSDRSLDQDRLAIIDLLHPEHPRSYSHGEVDALANGVARHLVARGLPRGAKVAILSLNRAEYVIAYFGIMRAGYVAVPVNIKLPQETIDYVMADADVALAFTDAARMDAVRPGVPVIGFDDAGPQGWAALIRPAGPATLPAGPEDIAQMLYTSGSTGRPKGVPLSHAGQLWALTTRIQPDGAEDRYILAQPLFHMNGLFMTKTVFAQTACVVVMPGFNARAYTEALAQYRITTLTAVPTMFARVVKEQDLVQRLDFSALRRIALGSAPVTLGLIERIRATFPRAAVLHGYGTTEAGPAVFGPHPAGIHPPPLALGYPVARGEVKLVGGATPDEGVLWMRNPAVMRGYHNLPERSARVLHDGWYDSGDVMRRDADGFYYFVGRADDMFVCSGENIYPAEVEKLLESHPAIQQASVVPLPDEERSQVPVAFLVPHPGATVTVEEVKRFALQGGPAYQHPRRIRFLAELPWAGTNKVDRKALIEQARHLEATEGWSR; encoded by the coding sequence ATGAGCCACGCTGCCGTTCCGCCTATCCTCCCTTTGCACGGGCGCTGGCATAATCTCGGTGATCTCAGTGACCGCAGCCTCGACCAGGACCGGCTGGCGATCATCGATCTGCTGCATCCGGAGCATCCCCGCAGCTACAGCCATGGCGAGGTCGATGCGCTGGCCAACGGGGTGGCGCGGCACCTGGTCGCGCGTGGCCTGCCCCGTGGCGCGAAGGTGGCGATCCTGTCGCTGAACCGGGCCGAATATGTCATCGCCTATTTCGGCATCATGCGCGCCGGTTATGTCGCCGTGCCGGTCAACATCAAGCTGCCGCAGGAAACCATCGACTACGTGATGGCGGATGCGGATGTGGCGCTGGCCTTCACCGACGCGGCCCGGATGGACGCGGTGCGGCCAGGGGTGCCGGTGATCGGCTTCGACGATGCCGGCCCACAGGGCTGGGCCGCGCTGATCCGGCCCGCCGGCCCCGCCACGCTGCCCGCCGGGCCGGAGGACATCGCGCAGATGCTCTACACCTCCGGTTCCACCGGACGGCCGAAGGGCGTGCCGCTCAGCCATGCCGGCCAGCTCTGGGCGCTGACCACCCGCATCCAGCCGGACGGCGCGGAGGACCGCTATATCCTGGCGCAGCCTTTGTTCCACATGAACGGGCTGTTCATGACCAAGACGGTGTTCGCGCAGACGGCCTGCGTCGTGGTGATGCCGGGCTTCAACGCCCGCGCCTATACCGAGGCGCTGGCGCAGTACCGCATCACCACCCTGACCGCGGTGCCGACCATGTTCGCCCGCGTGGTCAAGGAGCAGGACCTGGTGCAGCGGTTGGATTTTTCCGCGCTGCGCCGCATCGCCCTGGGCTCGGCGCCGGTCACGCTCGGGCTGATCGAGCGCATCCGCGCCACTTTCCCGCGAGCGGCGGTGCTGCATGGCTACGGCACCACCGAGGCCGGCCCAGCGGTGTTCGGGCCGCATCCGGCGGGCATCCACCCGCCGCCGCTCGCGCTCGGCTATCCGGTGGCGAGGGGCGAGGTGAAGCTGGTGGGTGGGGCCACGCCGGACGAAGGCGTGCTGTGGATGCGCAACCCCGCGGTGATGCGGGGCTACCACAACCTGCCGGAACGCAGCGCCCGGGTGTTGCATGACGGCTGGTACGACAGCGGCGACGTGATGCGCCGCGACGCCGACGGATTCTACTATTTCGTCGGCCGCGCCGATGACATGTTCGTCTGCTCGGGCGAGAACATCTATCCGGCCGAGGTGGAGAAGCTGCTGGAATCGCATCCGGCGATCCAGCAGGCCAGCGTGGTGCCGCTGCCCGACGAGGAACGCAGTCAGGTGCCTGTAGCCTTCCTGGTGCCGCATCCCGGTGCCACGGTGACGGTGGAGGAGGTGAAGCGCTTCGCCCTGCAGGGCGGCCCTGCCTACCAGCACCCGCGGCGCATCCGCTTCCTGGCGGAACTGCCCTGGGCGGGCACCAACAAGGTCGACCGCAAGGCGCTGATCGAGCAGGCGCGGCACCTGGAAGCAACCGAAGGGTGGTCGCGATGA